A region of the Aethina tumida isolate Nest 87 chromosome 3, icAetTumi1.1, whole genome shotgun sequence genome:
taaaaagacaattaattaaatataaattgataaaatttttcaatttataattaacctgTAGCCCCACCACATAAATGTTTGGTAACCCCAACAATGTGTTGTGTTTTTGATATTACATCAAGCTTGTCTAAAACCAGATCTGATATATCTGCTCTTATCCTTTGGACTTTATCTGTTGTTTTTgctaatttattatcttttttatgcTTAGGAGACGCCTTTTCAACTAAAAGAAGTGAAATTCCATCTTGTTGTTCTGTTGACTTACAAATCCAATAAGTCAATTGACctaaaaatacagttttacattcaaaattaacaaattaggaTTACTCACCCCTGCCTGCACCAAATTCAATGTAACAAGTATCTGGTTTGACCAAATTATACTCATACAATAAACCAAGTATGGATGAAGCCTGCTTAAGGTGTTTCTTAGTTTTATCTCCATACTCAGGTTTAGACATTTCTTCTTCAAGTAAAACATGAGTAagtattttttcagaaatgtTTCCTTTGATTTGttctacaaattttaagttttaggtAAAATGAGTAATGAAAAGTTCCTACCGCAACCTTCATAAACTTTGttgacttttttaattgtctcCAAAATATCAGAATTAGAAAATGTTGACAACAATTTATAAGAGTCATCACAGATTTTCCCATTGCTACCAGAATTAATACCtctaacaatatatatttcatcttTTGTGTTCCTAGCATTGCATATTTTCAGATGTTTTTGTAGCTTATGAGCATAACATGTACTGTAATCAAACAGAGAagtttttaaaagataaaacaatacgtaaaaattacaaactgTGTTCTATCTAAAGGACAAACTATCCTGCTTTTTGTGTCTTCTTCTTTAACATCCTCAACATCTTTTGGCTTTAAATGTTCCG
Encoded here:
- the LOC109603145 gene encoding tRNA:m(4)X modification enzyme TRM13 homolog, producing MNMSLEEPKKQCKFYVVRKKRNCRMHVKEGDEFCAEHLKPKDVEDVKEEDTKSRIVCPLDRTHTCYAHKLQKHLKICNARNTKDEIYIVRGINSGSNGKICDDSYKLLSTFSNSDILETIKKVNKVYEEQIKGNISEKILTHVLLEEEMSKPEYGDKTKKHLKQASSILGLLYEYNLVKPDTCYIEFGAGRGQLTYWICKSTEQQDGISLLLVEKASPKHKKDNKLAKTTDKVQRIRADISDLVLDKLDVISKTQHIVGVTKHLCGGATDLAIRCLTNVKENKHKVLGAIMTFCCHHRCTWTPFVGKEFFQENDFTKKDFEILCGIVSWATCGTGFSRERRNNIEKETDLKQSTVAKDDELGLSREQKEEIGRRSKNLINWGRLLYLQKMGFQCYLHYYTDKNVSLENVCIVAYTNK